From the genome of Planktothrix sp. FACHB-1365, one region includes:
- a CDS encoding histidine kinase has protein sequence MAISHSNPVTTHNRRAVGVFSNRHAAEQALYALRDSGFPMDRVSVITRDNIRESEIAGADVQDSVSESRAAQHVDNKAEEGAAVGITTGGVLGGLTGLLVGLGTLAIPGIGPVMLAGAAATAIATTLAGTAIGVATGGLLGALIGLGIPEEDAKIYNDRIGRGEYLVIIDGNEADIAHAHQILNRHHIEEYKVYDAPGMASATPAHLNQDITPHHDHEHSVAVSRNKHAIGVFSNPRDTEHAITDLRNAGFPLSHITLVLNHPRRNTFTDVDIRDRFDAVRYGIPVERARVYNDRLDRGDYIVIVSGTEEEVHQAEPILRRHKIEQWQIYDPTVISSTTPVEHSRPVEMSAPLESSKPLEHSRHDIAKVAPVSGPSAYPATPVTTSTTTPITEKSHHPYKRAIGVFHHRHDAEMALTDLRDSGFPMGRVSLIVKDIDSHHPLTSAGQQNLGVDLDPRTHGNKADEGAKAGAATGAALGGLGGLLVGLGTLAIPGVGPVIAGGAAATALATALSGGAIGAVAGGATGGLVGLGVPENRAHVYNDRLNRGDYVIMVDGFEEEVRRAEPIFKRHGIHEWEIYNAADVDVSAYTNPNPYTPRPASKSVERDRTNSTW, from the coding sequence ATGGCAATTAGTCATTCTAATCCTGTTACAACTCACAACCGACGTGCTGTCGGTGTGTTTTCTAACCGTCACGCCGCCGAACAAGCCCTTTATGCCCTCAGAGATTCCGGTTTTCCTATGGATCGGGTTTCTGTGATTACCAGAGATAACATTCGGGAGTCAGAAATTGCAGGCGCCGATGTTCAGGATTCCGTTTCTGAAAGTCGTGCAGCCCAACACGTTGATAATAAAGCCGAAGAAGGCGCGGCAGTTGGAATCACCACCGGGGGCGTTTTAGGCGGACTAACCGGATTATTAGTGGGTTTAGGCACTCTCGCCATCCCTGGAATTGGCCCCGTTATGTTAGCGGGAGCCGCTGCAACAGCGATCGCTACAACCTTAGCGGGAACAGCGATTGGGGTAGCCACCGGGGGCTTATTAGGCGCACTGATTGGCTTAGGAATTCCTGAAGAAGATGCCAAAATCTATAACGATCGCATCGGTCGGGGTGAATATCTGGTAATTATCGATGGCAATGAAGCCGATATTGCTCATGCTCATCAAATCTTAAATCGCCATCACATTGAAGAATATAAGGTTTATGATGCTCCCGGTATGGCTTCCGCCACCCCGGCTCACCTCAACCAAGATATAACTCCTCATCATGATCATGAACATTCCGTTGCTGTAAGCCGGAATAAACACGCCATCGGTGTTTTCTCTAACCCTCGTGATACCGAACACGCCATTACGGACTTAAGAAATGCAGGTTTTCCCTTAAGCCATATTACTCTAGTGTTGAATCACCCCAGACGAAACACTTTTACAGATGTTGACATTCGCGATCGCTTTGATGCGGTGAGATATGGTATCCCCGTTGAACGGGCCAGAGTCTATAATGATCGCTTGGATCGGGGTGACTATATTGTGATTGTCAGTGGCACAGAAGAGGAAGTGCATCAGGCGGAGCCAATTTTACGCCGTCACAAAATTGAACAGTGGCAGATTTATGATCCAACGGTGATTTCCTCAACAACTCCCGTTGAACACAGCCGACCTGTGGAAATGTCCGCACCCTTGGAAAGCTCAAAACCTTTAGAACACAGTCGCCACGATATTGCTAAAGTTGCACCTGTTTCTGGCCCATCGGCTTATCCGGCGACACCTGTAACAACATCCACAACAACACCCATCACCGAGAAAAGCCACCATCCCTATAAACGAGCAATTGGCGTCTTCCATCATCGTCATGATGCCGAAATGGCTCTGACTGATTTAAGAGATTCGGGTTTTCCGATGGGACGTGTTTCCCTCATTGTTAAAGATATTGACAGTCATCATCCCCTCACCAGTGCAGGTCAACAAAATTTAGGCGTTGATCTCGATCCTCGAACTCACGGGAATAAAGCCGACGAAGGGGCAAAAGCCGGAGCAGCAACGGGAGCAGCCCTCGGCGGTTTAGGTGGTTTACTCGTCGGTCTGGGAACCTTAGCCATCCCTGGTGTTGGCCCTGTGATTGCTGGGGGAGCCGCAGCCACAGCCCTCGCAACCGCCTTATCCGGTGGAGCCATCGGTGCAGTTGCGGGAGGCGCGACCGGAGGATTAGTCGGTTTAGGTGTCCCTGAAAATCGCGCTCACGTTTATAACGATCGCCTCAACCGAGGAGATTATGTGATTATGGTCGATGGCTTTGAAGAAGAAGTGCGCCGAGCCGAACCTATTTTCAAACGTCATGGCATTCATGAATGGGAAATTTATAATGCTGCTGATGTTGATGTTAGTGCTTATACCAACCCTAATCCGTATACTCCTCGTCCGGCTTCTAAATCCGTTGAACGCGATCGCACGAATTCCACCTGGTAA
- the ppk2 gene encoding polyphosphate kinase 2 — MGKHKEKKQTEIHPVEPLNSTKPKLSGKEYTHELRKLQTELCLLQNWIKYTGEKIIVVFEGRDAAGKGGTIRALTERVSPRVFRTVALPAPTEREKTQMYIQRYLTHFPAAGEVIIFDRSWYNRTGVEYVMGFCTKEQHRDFLKVCPTFEQYIVDSGIKLVKYWLEVSNEEQKRRFEARINDPLRQWKLSAMDLPSRERWYEYSKARDMMLDATDTPWAPWYIIHSDDKKRARLNCLSHFLNLFPYEPVPHEKVKLPERSMKHSYDDEASMSNRRWITEQY, encoded by the coding sequence ATGGGCAAGCACAAAGAGAAAAAACAAACCGAAATTCATCCAGTTGAACCTCTCAATAGCACTAAACCAAAGCTATCGGGAAAAGAATACACTCATGAATTACGCAAACTCCAAACCGAGCTTTGTTTGCTTCAGAATTGGATCAAATATACAGGGGAAAAAATCATTGTCGTTTTTGAAGGTCGCGATGCGGCGGGTAAAGGTGGAACAATTCGCGCTCTGACTGAACGGGTGAGTCCACGAGTCTTCCGTACTGTAGCCTTACCTGCTCCCACTGAACGAGAAAAAACTCAGATGTATATCCAACGCTACCTCACCCATTTTCCGGCTGCGGGGGAAGTCATTATTTTTGACCGGAGTTGGTATAACCGAACGGGTGTGGAATATGTCATGGGTTTTTGTACCAAAGAGCAACATCGGGATTTTCTCAAAGTTTGTCCAACATTTGAGCAATACATTGTCGATAGTGGGATTAAGCTGGTTAAATATTGGCTGGAAGTCAGCAACGAAGAACAAAAACGGCGATTTGAAGCTCGGATTAATGACCCCCTGCGTCAATGGAAGTTATCCGCTATGGATTTACCCTCCCGTGAACGCTGGTATGAATATTCCAAAGCCAGGGACATGATGCTAGATGCCACCGATACCCCTTGGGCTCCCTGGTATATTATTCATTCTGATGATAAGAAACGAGCGCGTCTTAACTGTCTGTCTCATTTTCTAAACTTATTTCCCTACGAACCCGTTCCCCATGAAAAGGTTAAGCTTCCTGAGCGCTCTATGAAACACAGCTACGATGATGAGGCTTCGATGAGCAATCGACGCTGGATTACGGAGCAGTATTAA
- a CDS encoding DoxX family protein, giving the protein MPAKTDSFSSSHRRKEILRVVLAISLIIVGITHFIRPEQYARIVPPELPYPVGLVYISGIFEILGGIGLLIPVISVAAAWGIIALFIAVFPANINQAIHSIPIEGIPHDPLLYWVRLPFQAVLIAWAWWYTRHPEEQPGTPDVMAKIESQLNH; this is encoded by the coding sequence ATGCCTGCTAAAACCGATTCTTTTTCTTCATCCCATCGACGCAAGGAAATTCTTCGAGTTGTTCTAGCAATTTCGCTAATTATTGTTGGGATCACTCATTTTATTCGTCCTGAACAATATGCTCGAATTGTTCCCCCTGAATTACCCTATCCGGTCGGGTTAGTTTATATCAGTGGTATCTTTGAAATTCTCGGCGGAATTGGATTATTAATTCCGGTCATTAGTGTAGCTGCGGCTTGGGGAATCATTGCCTTATTTATTGCCGTTTTTCCCGCTAATATTAATCAAGCAATTCACAGTATCCCCATTGAAGGAATCCCCCATGATCCTCTATTATATTGGGTGAGATTACCGTTCCAAGCGGTTTTGATTGCTTGGGCTTGGTGGTATACCCGCCATCCCGAAGAACAACCTGGAACCCCCGATGTTATGGCTAAAATAGAATCTCAACTGAATCATTAG
- a CDS encoding UV damage endonuclease UvsE, with amino-acid sequence MSIPFADEPIGNGILIELAEEMELIGKQAHLLGIRLVLHPDQFVVLSSDRPKVIENSIKILKTHALILDLLGLPRSPWSLMNIHGGKGDRSERLIQVIQDLPDEIRLRLTLENDEYAYSSEEILEVCHAAQIPMVFDAHHHVIHEQLDSYDHPSVAFMLAEAQKTWTIPEWQLVHISNGDQSFADPKHSDYISLMPDCYQTVPWIEVEAKQKELAIAQLRTNWLDSRSNKMLK; translated from the coding sequence GTGTCAATTCCCTTTGCAGATGAACCCATTGGGAATGGGATTTTAATAGAATTAGCTGAGGAAATGGAGTTAATTGGAAAACAAGCACACTTGTTAGGAATTCGTTTGGTTTTACATCCCGATCAGTTTGTTGTTTTAAGTTCAGATCGTCCAAAAGTGATTGAAAATAGTATTAAAATATTGAAAACCCATGCTTTGATTTTAGATTTATTAGGATTGCCGCGATCGCCTTGGTCACTGATGAATATTCATGGGGGAAAAGGCGATCGCAGTGAACGATTAATTCAAGTTATTCAAGATTTACCCGATGAAATTCGACTGCGTTTAACCTTAGAAAATGATGAATATGCCTATAGTTCTGAAGAGATTTTAGAAGTGTGCCACGCTGCTCAAATTCCAATGGTGTTTGATGCTCATCATCATGTGATTCATGAACAGTTGGACAGTTATGATCATCCCAGTGTTGCCTTCATGTTAGCAGAAGCTCAAAAAACGTGGACAATTCCTGAATGGCAATTGGTTCATATTTCTAATGGAGATCAATCTTTTGCTGATCCGAAACATAGCGATTATATTAGTTTAATGCCCGATTGTTATCAAACCGTTCCTTGGATTGAAGTAGAAGCGAAACAAAAAGAATTAGCGATCGCGCAACTCCGCACAAATTGGCTGGATTCCAGAAGTAATAAGATGCTAAAATAG
- a CDS encoding RNA-guided endonuclease TnpB family protein, which translates to MLVLEFKVRAKEQQYKAIDEAIRTAQFIQNKCLRYWMDNKGVGRYDLNKYCRVLAHDFKFANELNSQARQSSAERAWSAIARFYDNCKRKIAGKKGYPRFKKNCRSVEYKQTGWQLNLESRKAITFTDKKGIGRLRLVGSYDLHFYQPEQIKRVRLVRRADGYYCQFILSVDVQIKTEPTNKTIGLDIGLSAFCTDDQGNKIDNPKFLRTGEKKIKRLQRQFSRKQKGSSNRKKARQKLAKAHLKISRQRKEFCKRVAYSVIHSNDVVAYEDLRIKNLVKNHCLAKSINDAAWYQFRVWLEYFGRKYGKVTIAVPPRNTSQDCSNCGKTVKKSLSTRTHVCSCGCQLDRDENAARNILRIGLSTAGHTGTFGLEPINALGELTSTLRGAILLGQVDSLNKESPVTSLCD; encoded by the coding sequence ATGCTGGTTCTTGAATTTAAAGTTAGAGCGAAAGAACAACAATATAAAGCGATAGATGAAGCGATTCGTACCGCTCAATTCATCCAGAACAAATGTCTAAGATATTGGATGGATAACAAAGGGGTAGGACGCTACGACTTGAATAAGTATTGTCGCGTTTTAGCTCATGATTTTAAATTCGCAAATGAACTAAACTCTCAAGCGAGACAATCGAGTGCTGAGAGAGCATGGTCAGCTATCGCCCGATTTTACGATAACTGTAAACGGAAAATTGCGGGTAAAAAAGGCTATCCCCGTTTCAAGAAAAATTGCCGTTCGGTTGAATACAAACAAACCGGATGGCAATTAAATTTAGAAAGTCGTAAAGCCATTACCTTTACTGACAAGAAAGGAATTGGACGATTACGGTTAGTAGGAAGCTACGATTTGCATTTCTATCAACCCGAACAAATTAAACGAGTTCGATTAGTTAGACGTGCAGACGGGTATTATTGCCAGTTTATCCTTTCAGTTGACGTTCAAATCAAGACTGAACCGACGAATAAAACAATCGGTTTAGACATAGGGTTATCTGCTTTTTGCACCGATGATCAAGGCAATAAAATAGATAACCCTAAATTCCTGAGAACGGGAGAGAAGAAAATTAAGCGGTTACAAAGACAATTTTCTCGTAAACAGAAAGGGTCTAGTAACCGCAAAAAAGCGAGACAAAAATTAGCTAAGGCTCATCTAAAAATCAGTCGGCAACGAAAAGAGTTCTGCAAACGAGTTGCATACTCCGTGATCCACTCTAACGATGTGGTAGCCTACGAAGATTTAAGGATAAAAAACTTGGTTAAAAATCATTGTCTCGCCAAATCAATTAATGATGCAGCTTGGTATCAATTCCGAGTTTGGCTGGAATATTTTGGAAGGAAGTATGGAAAAGTTACCATTGCTGTTCCTCCTCGAAATACGTCTCAAGATTGTTCAAACTGTGGAAAAACCGTTAAAAAATCCCTATCTACCAGAACCCATGTTTGTAGTTGTGGGTGTCAGTTAGACAGGGATGAAAACGCAGCGAGAAACATTTTAAGAATTGGATTAAGTACGGCAGGACATACCGGAACTTTCGGTTTAGAACCGATTAACGCTTTGGGAGAATTGACCTCTACCTTGAGGGGAGCAATCCTTTTAGGGCAAGTCGATTCGTTGAACAAAGAATCTCCCGTCACATCGCTTTGCGATTGA
- a CDS encoding PAS domain S-box protein, whose product MSNRVDRCFLPYIVAIVNVGLALALMLGLDQWLGMKTTPFLLFFGAIVLSASYGGLRSGLLATGLSAVLSQYFFMYPLQQWGVTLSDLIRITIFIIQGIALSLLCDDKLNYYDFIIEPIRESIDKIIGITGVAVNITEPKKTEKELYSAHQRVGEILESITDSFFAVDQKWRFTYINQKFEEISGFSRIELLGKCIWDKFPHTVDSIFYQQYHQAVANKIPVTVEGEVKEGSGRWFIAHAYPSGEGLAVYLQEISDRKQTQQILQETQDRLSLALTAAKMMVWDSDLTTRKVVCSENAQEIWGFQQGTFEDFINLIYPDDQDSVLQAFRNAITSQDLYRIEYRIIKPDYKIHWLRSQGKVYFNSQGKPIRFIGVSFDITERKQMEEAIQESEQRFRATFNQAAVGIAQVALDGQFIEVNPALCKITGYSHQELSQMNFQEITHPDDLEQDWELARQVLAREIPRYSLEKRYFCKDNSITWVNLTSSVVWDEFTGIPKYAVGIIEDISERKKVEASQQFLVEASQILSSSLDYEATLIQLGYLAVPLLGDWCIVDLLKEEGIMQDLAIVCYPPQKQALLCEMRQKYPPNAALQNPWVEQIRLGKSLFYPQIPPSLLWEIAQDHQHLQLLEDLKIDSLIIVPLRCRGKILGSLSFAMSESGRYYDSSDLALAEDVARRAASTIDNARLYQETERANRIKDEFLAILSHELRTPLNPILGWAKLLRTRKYDEETRQKALEIIERNTKLEVQLVEDLLDISRILQGKLHLTISPVNLVTIIESSLETVRLAAQGKSINLTFLIPENSNINLNSSPIFQHLNLPQSLQNQLKISPPFLVLGDSGRLQQMMWNLLSNAVKFTPTKGEIKIELSLVQTPDPYAQIQVMDTGKGITSDFLPYIFDYFRQADGAINRQYGGLGLGLAIVRHVVELHGGTIVAESPGENQGSTFTVRLPLAYIPQKQQLNPQPDFLQDNDNTDEILPLNSVLQGTRILVVDDEADTRDLLVFILQQQGAKVEAVASALKALQLLSQFQPDLCLFDIGMPVIDGYMLIRKIRSLPIEQGGKIPAIALTAYATEIDQQKSLTAGFQCHLPKPIEPNELITAISELLQQPQNCPEGTATTL is encoded by the coding sequence ATGTCTAACCGAGTTGACCGTTGCTTTTTGCCCTACATAGTGGCTATCGTTAATGTGGGATTGGCTTTAGCCTTGATGTTGGGTCTTGATCAGTGGCTGGGGATGAAAACAACGCCCTTCCTGCTTTTTTTTGGAGCTATTGTTCTGAGTGCTTCCTATGGAGGGTTAAGGTCAGGACTTTTAGCAACTGGGTTATCGGCGGTACTCAGTCAATATTTTTTCATGTACCCCCTTCAACAATGGGGAGTCACTTTGTCTGATTTAATTCGTATTACTATTTTTATAATACAGGGGATTGCTCTGAGTTTATTATGTGATGACAAGCTTAATTATTATGACTTTATTATTGAACCAATTCGAGAATCCATTGACAAGATTATTGGGATTACGGGGGTTGCTGTTAATATAACTGAACCTAAAAAAACTGAAAAAGAATTATACTCGGCCCATCAACGAGTGGGGGAAATTTTAGAAAGTATTACAGACTCTTTTTTTGCGGTCGATCAGAAGTGGCGATTTACTTATATTAATCAAAAGTTTGAAGAAATCTCTGGATTTTCTCGAATAGAATTATTAGGAAAATGTATTTGGGATAAATTTCCCCATACCGTAGATTCTATATTTTATCAACAATATCATCAAGCTGTTGCGAATAAAATCCCGGTTACGGTTGAAGGAGAGGTAAAAGAAGGTTCAGGACGATGGTTTATTGCCCATGCTTATCCTTCGGGGGAGGGGTTAGCGGTTTATTTACAAGAAATTAGCGATCGCAAACAAACTCAACAAATTTTACAAGAAACTCAGGATCGTCTCTCCTTAGCATTAACGGCGGCTAAAATGATGGTCTGGGATTCAGATCTGACCACCCGAAAAGTTGTTTGTTCTGAAAATGCTCAAGAGATTTGGGGTTTTCAACAGGGAACTTTTGAAGATTTTATCAACTTAATTTACCCCGATGATCAAGACTCTGTTTTACAAGCGTTTAGAAATGCCATAACTTCTCAAGATCTTTATCGGATAGAATATCGGATTATTAAGCCTGATTATAAGATTCATTGGCTACGAAGTCAAGGTAAAGTTTATTTTAATTCCCAAGGTAAACCGATACGGTTTATCGGGGTTTCTTTTGATATTACAGAACGTAAACAAATGGAAGAAGCCATTCAAGAAAGTGAACAACGCTTTCGGGCTACCTTTAATCAAGCGGCGGTGGGTATTGCCCAAGTGGCTTTAGACGGTCAGTTTATTGAAGTCAATCCTGCACTCTGTAAAATCACCGGATATAGCCATCAAGAGTTAAGTCAAATGAATTTTCAAGAGATTACTCATCCCGATGATTTAGAACAAGATTGGGAGTTAGCGCGGCAAGTTTTAGCCAGAGAAATCCCCCGTTATTCTTTAGAAAAGCGTTATTTTTGCAAAGACAATTCTATTACTTGGGTGAATTTAACGTCATCGGTTGTTTGGGATGAGTTTACAGGAATACCTAAATATGCAGTTGGAATTATTGAAGATATTAGTGAACGAAAAAAAGTAGAAGCATCTCAACAATTTTTAGTCGAAGCCAGCCAAATTTTATCCTCTTCTCTGGACTATGAAGCAACATTAATCCAGTTAGGGTATCTTGCTGTTCCCTTACTAGGAGATTGGTGTATTGTTGATCTTCTTAAAGAAGAGGGTATTATGCAGGATTTGGCTATTGTTTGTTACCCTCCTCAAAAACAAGCCTTACTGTGTGAAATGCGACAAAAATATCCTCCTAATGCGGCATTGCAAAATCCCTGGGTTGAACAAATTCGTTTAGGAAAATCCTTATTTTATCCCCAAATTCCGCCCTCTTTGCTGTGGGAAATTGCTCAAGATCATCAACATTTACAATTATTAGAAGATTTAAAAATAGATTCATTAATCATTGTTCCCTTAAGATGTCGAGGTAAAATTTTGGGTTCCCTCTCCTTTGCGATGTCCGAGTCCGGTCGTTATTATGATTCCTCGGATTTAGCCTTAGCAGAAGATGTAGCTCGTCGTGCTGCTTCTACCATTGATAATGCTCGTCTCTATCAAGAAACAGAACGAGCAAACCGAATTAAAGATGAATTTTTAGCCATTCTTTCCCATGAATTAAGAACCCCATTAAACCCCATTTTAGGTTGGGCTAAACTCCTCAGAACTCGTAAATATGATGAAGAAACTCGTCAAAAAGCTTTAGAAATTATTGAACGAAATACAAAATTAGAAGTTCAATTAGTTGAAGATTTATTAGATATTTCTCGGATTTTACAAGGTAAACTGCATTTAACGATTTCTCCCGTTAACTTAGTGACCATTATTGAATCTTCCCTAGAAACGGTACGGCTTGCTGCTCAAGGTAAATCCATTAATTTAACCTTTCTTATTCCAGAAAATTCTAATATTAACCTAAATTCTAGCCCAATTTTTCAGCATTTGAACTTACCCCAATCTTTACAAAATCAGCTAAAAATTTCTCCCCCATTTCTAGTGTTAGGAGATTCAGGACGATTACAGCAAATGATGTGGAATCTCCTCTCCAATGCCGTAAAATTTACCCCGACAAAGGGTGAAATTAAAATCGAATTAAGTTTAGTTCAGACTCCCGATCCCTATGCTCAAATTCAAGTCATGGATACCGGAAAAGGGATTACATCGGATTTTCTTCCTTATATTTTTGATTATTTTCGTCAAGCTGATGGCGCCATTAATCGTCAATATGGGGGATTAGGATTAGGATTAGCTATTGTTCGTCATGTGGTAGAATTACATGGCGGTACAATTGTGGCAGAAAGTCCGGGTGAAAATCAAGGATCAACCTTTACCGTTAGACTTCCCCTGGCTTATATCCCTCAAAAACAACAACTAAATCCTCAACCCGATTTTCTTCAAGATAATGATAACACCGATGAGATTTTGCCTTTGAATTCTGTTTTGCAAGGAACCCGAATTTTAGTGGTAGATGATGAAGCGGATACACGGGATCTCTTAGTCTTTATTTTACAACAACAAGGGGCAAAGGTAGAAGCCGTAGCTTCGGCACTAAAAGCTTTACAACTATTATCTCAGTTTCAGCCCGATCTCTGTCTTTTTGATATTGGAATGCCTGTAATTGATGGCTATATGTTAATTCGTAAAATCAGAAGTTTGCCTATTGAACAAGGGGGAAAAATTCCCGCTATTGCTTTAACTGCTTACGCCACAGAAATCGATCAACAAAAAAGCTTAACCGCAGGATTTCAATGTCATCTCCCGAAACCCATCGAACCGAATGAGTTGATCACTGCTATTTCTGAACTACTCCAACAACCGCAGAATTGTCCCGAAGGAACTGCTACAACTCTATAG
- a CDS encoding BON domain-containing protein yields MKKLTSLLIGSFLLLGAVACNDVAKTSTGAPDGPNQTTEAPKPEQAQEIQEDAQSELRRRQLNADIRAREQRNNVTGGDAIRADSDLQSEVRSKLEANLPASQLTVEAKDGVVTVAGTVPTQPQYERIDPLAKEIKGVRQVVINVAVVPAQEGQEAQSQTEDNNAQPVINNNNSEQPETQPNTQQ; encoded by the coding sequence ATGAAAAAATTAACTTCTTTACTCATAGGTAGTTTCTTATTACTCGGTGCGGTCGCCTGTAATGATGTTGCCAAAACCAGCACAGGTGCCCCCGATGGGCCGAACCAAACAACAGAAGCTCCCAAACCCGAACAAGCCCAAGAAATTCAGGAAGATGCCCAAAGTGAACTGCGAAGACGTCAGCTTAATGCAGATATTCGCGCTCGTGAACAACGCAATAATGTCACCGGGGGTGATGCCATTCGAGCCGATAGTGATTTACAAAGTGAAGTTCGCTCGAAATTGGAAGCGAATTTACCCGCCAGTCAACTCACGGTTGAAGCTAAAGATGGAGTGGTAACGGTGGCTGGAACAGTTCCAACTCAACCCCAATATGAACGCATTGATCCCTTAGCCAAGGAAATTAAAGGGGTGCGACAAGTGGTGATTAATGTGGCGGTTGTCCCGGCTCAAGAGGGACAAGAAGCTCAATCTCAAACCGAAGATAACAATGCTCAACCTGTGATCAATAATAACAATTCAGAACAACCTGAAACGCAGCCTAACACTCAACAGTAA